Proteins from a single region of Streptococcus oralis:
- a CDS encoding YbgA family protein, with translation MEQINQKSQCQQLWARNKYLVLSHSSNIYNEIRQYLKNEQVELSHVQELIDRACQIPEHRGQVCNAFQHIWGYFKKKATDVERKDYMLLLDRYRFGQASKEDLIAKTRELLDRYPNTYLQHSTLLKGDSHETLA, from the coding sequence ATGGAACAAATTAACCAAAAATCCCAGTGCCAACAACTCTGGGCTAGAAACAAATACCTCGTTTTGAGCCATTCCAGCAATATTTACAATGAGATTCGCCAATATTTGAAGAATGAACAGGTGGAGCTGAGTCATGTTCAAGAACTGATCGACCGTGCCTGTCAAATCCCTGAGCATAGAGGTCAGGTTTGCAACGCTTTTCAGCATATTTGGGGCTATTTCAAAAAGAAAGCGACAGATGTTGAGCGTAAGGACTATATGCTCTTACTGGATCGCTACCGCTTTGGTCAGGCTTCTAAGGAAGACTTGATTGCTAAGACTAGAGAGTTGCTTGATCGCTATCCCAATACCTACTTGCAACATTCGACTTTACTGAAAGGAGACTCCCATGAGACTTTGGCATGA
- a CDS encoding AbiH family protein, producing MADTILILGNGFDIAMGRKTKYTDFIDFEKQLFSNPNEELLEFLKVKNIRIEKYKDNLYLKFINENRDKLGENWSNLETMISQLADAIVYFKENSSLLYSNQFNRPLASIIKQHKLDWRRGVNYSSKLYIADTFLTLFDEKGWSSLEREVALDELNNEFIRQLDVLIELLEIYLSYLDYIDFEIRGIEPRPTALDVVPNLSHTYVLNFNYTNTSGHLYVTSEKKTHFIHGRIDLERTFNRINTMVFGIEDKENDINSDLIPYQKYYQRVVKETGNKFEMFFLSNYFVENLHVSAIEKSFPHERKVAKNIIIFGHSVDPLDKEIFQKSFALAEEGGYPYRFIFTYFDEPAKRSIIKNLAIILGKEKMIELTGKRNVVFIKSDDKDSMKEVLLP from the coding sequence ATGGCAGATACAATTTTAATTTTAGGTAATGGCTTTGATATTGCAATGGGGCGAAAAACAAAGTATACAGATTTTATTGACTTTGAAAAACAATTATTCTCTAATCCAAATGAGGAGTTACTGGAGTTCCTAAAAGTTAAAAATATAAGGATTGAGAAATACAAGGATAATTTGTATTTGAAATTTATTAATGAAAATAGGGATAAACTTGGAGAAAATTGGTCTAATCTTGAAACCATGATTTCTCAACTTGCAGATGCAATAGTATATTTTAAAGAAAACAGTAGCTTGTTGTACTCTAATCAATTTAATAGGCCGCTAGCAAGTATTATAAAGCAACATAAGCTTGATTGGCGTAGGGGTGTTAATTACAGTTCAAAATTATATATTGCAGACACTTTTCTCACCCTATTCGATGAAAAAGGCTGGAGTTCTTTAGAAAGAGAAGTTGCATTGGATGAATTAAATAACGAATTTATTAGGCAACTTGATGTATTAATTGAACTATTGGAAATTTATCTGTCGTATTTGGATTATATAGACTTTGAGATTCGAGGGATTGAACCAAGACCAACAGCTTTAGATGTAGTACCTAATTTATCACATACCTATGTTTTAAATTTTAATTATACCAACACATCAGGTCATCTCTACGTAACTTCTGAGAAGAAAACTCATTTCATACATGGCCGAATTGATTTAGAAAGAACGTTTAATAGGATTAATACCATGGTCTTTGGAATCGAGGATAAGGAAAATGATATCAACAGCGACCTAATTCCTTATCAGAAGTATTACCAAAGAGTTGTTAAAGAGACCGGAAATAAATTTGAGATGTTCTTTCTATCAAACTATTTTGTTGAAAATTTACATGTATCGGCCATAGAAAAAAGTTTCCCTCACGAACGTAAAGTGGCCAAAAATATAATTATTTTTGGTCATTCAGTAGATCCTTTAGATAAAGAGATATTTCAAAAGAGTTTTGCATTAGCTGAGGAAGGTGGCTATCCATATAGATTTATTTTCACTTATTTTGATGAACCAGCTAAACGTTCGATTATTAAGAATCTCGCAATCATTCTTGGTAAGGAAAAAATGATAGAGTTAACAGGGAAACGGAATGTTGTATTTATAAAGAGTGATGATAAGGATAGTATGAAAGAAGTTCTACTACCTTAA
- a CDS encoding DUF6261 family protein produces MTKTFTIHPLSYTNFTNREFESLMVDTGQLLEVFAKAHKDEPMYSKHLDSFKSRLADFQAQLATVEKKEATNLTEVDRNRDSALVGLFTLHRGFAKIKETKLKEANETLKPVFAKYKDITKHSNDVETAEIKSLLKTLSEEPYQTAVTSLGLTPMLTAVISAQEEYDKVESQARAHKSAKEVGKTRQVRTELTSIYDLFMRYTATSAEAYPEKEHLTQLLKDLNTIRDSKRRLTGFNKKEKKVKTEEAATVAG; encoded by the coding sequence ATGACAAAAACATTCACTATCCATCCGCTAAGCTATACCAACTTTACCAACCGTGAGTTTGAAAGTCTCATGGTAGACACGGGTCAACTACTAGAAGTTTTTGCTAAGGCGCATAAGGACGAACCTATGTATAGCAAACATCTCGATTCCTTCAAGAGTAGACTAGCAGACTTTCAAGCCCAACTAGCTACAGTGGAAAAGAAAGAGGCGACGAACCTGACCGAAGTCGATCGCAATCGTGACAGTGCCCTAGTCGGTCTCTTTACCCTTCATCGAGGATTTGCTAAGATCAAGGAAACCAAACTCAAAGAAGCCAATGAGACCTTGAAACCAGTCTTTGCCAAGTACAAGGATATCACCAAGCACAGCAATGATGTGGAAACGGCAGAAATCAAGAGCCTGCTCAAAACCCTGAGTGAGGAACCCTACCAGACAGCAGTGACTAGTCTAGGATTGACCCCTATGCTGACGGCGGTGATCAGTGCTCAAGAGGAGTATGATAAGGTGGAAAGTCAGGCACGTGCGCATAAGTCTGCCAAGGAAGTCGGCAAGACCAGACAAGTCCGCACCGAACTAACCAGCATCTATGACCTCTTTATGCGCTATACCGCAACCAGTGCAGAAGCCTATCCTGAAAAGGAACACCTGACCCAACTCCTTAAAGATCTGAATACAATCCGAGATAGTAAGCGACGATTGACTGGTTTCAATAAGAAGGAGAAGAAAGTGAAAACAGAAGAAGCAGCAACAGTTGCAGGATAA
- a CDS encoding TVP38/TMEM64 family protein: MSQDKQMKAVSPLLQQVINISSIVGGVGTLIFCIWAYQAGVLQSKETLSAFIQQAGVWGPPLFIFLQILQTVVPIIPGALTSVAGVFIYGHIIGTIYNYVGIVIGCAIIFYLVRLYGAAFVQSVVSKRTYDKYIGWLDKGNRFERFFIFMMIWPVSPADFLCMLAALTKMTFKRYMIIIVLTKPFTLVVYTYGLTYIIDFFWQMF; the protein is encoded by the coding sequence ATGTCACAGGATAAGCAAATGAAAGCTGTTTCTCCCCTTCTACAGCAAGTCATCAATATTTCATCTATCGTTGGGGGAGTCGGCACCTTGATTTTCTGTATTTGGGCCTATCAAGCAGGAGTCTTACAGTCCAAGGAAACCCTATCAGCCTTTATCCAGCAAGCTGGGGTTTGGGGGCCACCACTCTTTATCTTTTTACAGATTCTACAAACCGTCGTTCCGATCATTCCGGGAGCTTTGACCTCAGTGGCTGGGGTCTTTATTTACGGCCACATCATCGGAACCATCTATAACTATGTCGGCATCGTGATTGGCTGTGCCATTATCTTTTACCTGGTACGTCTCTATGGAGCTGCCTTTGTTCAGTCGGTCGTCAGCAAGCGCACCTATGACAAGTACATCGGTTGGCTAGATAAAGGCAATCGTTTCGAACGGTTCTTTATCTTTATGATGATCTGGCCAGTTAGCCCGGCTGACTTTCTCTGTATGCTGGCTGCCCTGACCAAGATGACCTTCAAACGCTATATGATTATCATCGTTTTGACCAAGCCCTTTACCCTAGTGGTTTATACATATGGCTTGACCTATATCATTGATTTCTTCTGGCAGATGTTTTGA
- the scrK gene encoding fructokinase ScrK has protein sequence MTKLYGSLEAGGTKFVCAVGDENFNVVEKTQFPTTTPIETIDKTIEFFSKFDNLAGLAVGSFGPIDIDKNSKTYGFITTTPKPHWANVDLLGALRRALNVPMYFTTDVNSSAYGEVVARNNAGGRIENLVYYTIGTGIGAGVIQRGEFIGGVGHPEMGHYYVAKHPMDVEKEFNGVCPFHKGCLEGFAAGPSLEARTGIRGENIELNSSVWDVQAYYIAQAAVNATVTFRPDVIVFGGGVMAQQHMLDRVREKFTALLNGYLPVPDVRDYIVTPAVAGNGSATLGNFVLAKSVAK, from the coding sequence ATGACAAAATTATATGGAAGCTTAGAAGCGGGCGGTACAAAGTTTGTCTGTGCTGTCGGTGATGAAAACTTTAATGTTGTGGAAAAAACACAATTTCCAACAACAACTCCTATCGAGACGATCGATAAAACCATCGAATTCTTTTCAAAATTCGATAATCTTGCAGGCCTTGCTGTCGGTTCCTTTGGTCCGATCGATATCGACAAAAACTCAAAAACCTATGGCTTTATCACAACGACTCCAAAACCTCACTGGGCAAATGTAGACCTACTTGGTGCCCTACGTCGTGCCCTCAACGTACCCATGTATTTCACCACTGACGTAAATAGCTCTGCCTATGGTGAAGTGGTTGCTCGTAACAATGCTGGTGGCCGTATCGAAAACTTGGTTTACTACACGATCGGTACAGGGATTGGTGCAGGTGTTATCCAACGTGGTGAGTTTATCGGTGGTGTCGGTCACCCTGAAATGGGGCACTACTATGTGGCTAAACACCCAATGGATGTAGAAAAAGAATTTAACGGCGTTTGTCCTTTCCACAAGGGTTGTTTGGAAGGCTTTGCGGCTGGTCCAAGTCTTGAAGCTCGTACAGGTATTCGTGGTGAAAACATCGAACTCAACAGTTCTGTCTGGGATGTTCAAGCCTACTATATCGCTCAGGCTGCGGTCAATGCTACCGTGACGTTCCGTCCAGACGTTATCGTCTTTGGTGGTGGGGTTATGGCCCAACAACACATGCTGGACCGTGTGCGTGAGAAATTCACAGCTCTTCTCAATGGCTACCTACCAGTACCAGACGTGCGTGACTACATCGTGACTCCAGCAGTCGCTGGTAATGGTTCCGCAACACTTGGAAACTTTGTCCTCGCTAAGAGTGTCGCAAAATAA
- a CDS encoding sucrose-specific PTS transporter subunit IIBC has product MNNQDIAKKVIEALGGRENVNSVAHCATRLRVMVKDEGKINKEVIENLDKVQGAFFNSGQYQIIFGTGTVNKMYDEVVALGLPTSSKEDMKAEAAKQGNWFQRAIRTFGDVFVPIIPVIVATGLFMGLRGLMNALGMTLPEDVTIYSQILTDTAFIILPGLVVWSTFRVFGGNPAVGIVLGMMLVSGSLPNAWAVASGGEVTAMNFFGFIPVVGLQGSVLPAFIIGVVGAKFEKALRKVVPDVLDLLVTPFVTLLVMSILGLFVIGPVFHVVENYILLGTKAILALPFGLGGLVIGGVHQLIVVSGVHHIFNLLEVQLLAADHANPFNAIITAAMTAQGAATVAVGVKTKNPKLKTLAFPAALSAFLGITEPAIFGVNLRFRKPFFLSLIAGAIGGGLASILGLAGTGNGITIIPGTMLYVGNGQLFQYLLMVAVSFVLGFALTYMFGYEDEKEVASEVATERLVQEETTGNIPVAPQNETIQTPIVGDVVALENVNDPVFSSGAMGQGIAVKPSQGVVYAPADAEVSIAFATGHAYGLKTANGAEILIHVGIDTVTMNGEGFEQKVSQGDKVKAGDVLGTFDSNKIAAAGLDDTTMVIVTNTADYASVTPVASGSVVKGDAIIEVKA; this is encoded by the coding sequence ATGAACAATCAGGATATTGCAAAAAAGGTCATCGAAGCCCTTGGCGGACGTGAAAATGTCAACAGTGTAGCCCACTGTGCGACTCGTCTACGTGTCATGGTCAAAGATGAAGGGAAAATCAATAAGGAAGTGATTGAGAACTTGGATAAAGTTCAAGGAGCTTTCTTTAACTCAGGTCAATACCAAATCATCTTTGGTACTGGTACAGTAAACAAGATGTACGACGAAGTGGTTGCACTCGGTTTGCCAACATCTTCTAAAGAAGACATGAAAGCAGAAGCTGCTAAACAAGGAAACTGGTTCCAACGTGCTATCCGTACTTTCGGTGACGTCTTCGTGCCAATCATCCCAGTTATCGTAGCAACTGGTCTCTTCATGGGTCTTCGTGGTCTCATGAACGCTCTTGGGATGACACTTCCAGAAGATGTTACCATTTACAGCCAAATCCTCACAGATACAGCCTTCATCATCCTGCCAGGTTTAGTTGTATGGTCAACCTTCCGCGTATTCGGTGGTAACCCAGCTGTTGGTATCGTCCTCGGTATGATGCTGGTTTCTGGTTCGCTTCCAAACGCTTGGGCAGTAGCATCAGGTGGTGAAGTAACAGCTATGAATTTCTTTGGCTTCATACCTGTTGTTGGTTTGCAAGGTTCCGTTCTTCCAGCCTTTATCATTGGGGTGGTCGGAGCCAAGTTTGAAAAAGCTCTCCGCAAAGTGGTTCCAGATGTCTTGGATCTCTTGGTGACACCGTTCGTGACACTTTTGGTCATGTCTATCCTTGGACTCTTTGTCATCGGACCAGTCTTCCACGTCGTTGAAAACTACATCCTTCTTGGAACAAAAGCGATTCTTGCCTTGCCATTTGGTCTTGGTGGTTTGGTCATCGGTGGGGTTCATCAATTGATCGTCGTATCAGGTGTACACCACATCTTCAACTTGCTTGAAGTACAATTGCTTGCTGCCGACCATGCCAACCCATTCAACGCTATCATCACTGCTGCTATGACAGCTCAAGGGGCTGCAACTGTTGCCGTTGGTGTTAAAACGAAGAATCCTAAACTAAAAACACTTGCTTTCCCGGCTGCTCTTTCTGCCTTCCTCGGTATTACTGAGCCTGCTATCTTCGGGGTAAACTTACGTTTCCGTAAACCATTCTTCCTTTCATTGATTGCTGGTGCTATCGGTGGTGGATTGGCTTCAATCCTTGGACTTGCTGGTACTGGTAATGGTATCACCATCATCCCTGGTACAATGTTGTACGTTGGGAATGGTCAATTGTTCCAATACCTTCTTATGGTAGCTGTATCATTCGTTCTTGGTTTTGCCCTTACTTACATGTTTGGTTACGAGGACGAAAAAGAAGTTGCTTCTGAAGTAGCGACAGAACGTTTGGTTCAAGAAGAAACAACTGGTAACATTCCAGTAGCTCCTCAAAATGAAACAATCCAAACTCCAATCGTTGGGGACGTAGTTGCTCTTGAGAATGTTAATGACCCAGTCTTTTCAAGTGGTGCAATGGGACAAGGGATTGCAGTGAAACCAAGCCAAGGCGTGGTTTACGCACCAGCTGATGCAGAAGTATCGATTGCTTTTGCTACAGGACATGCTTACGGTTTGAAGACAGCAAACGGAGCTGAAATCTTGATCCACGTTGGTATCGATACGGTGACTATGAACGGTGAAGGATTTGAACAAAAAGTTTCTCAAGGCGACAAGGTTAAAGCTGGTGATGTTCTTGGAACCTTTGACTCAAACAAAATCGCTGCTGCAGGTCTTGATGATACAACAATGGTTATCGTTACAAACACGGCTGACTACGCTTCTGTGACACCAGTCGCAAGTGGTTCAGTTGTCAAGGGCGACGCGATCATCGAAGTGAAAGCCTAA